TTAAAATTGTGGATAAGTTGTGAGCAATCCGTGGATTTCGTCAAAAACCAATGCTTTCAAACGGCAAAGGTCGTCTGAAACCAAAATTTTGGTTTTCAGACGACCTTTTCGCTGATTCAGACAAATCAAATATCGTAAGTGGTCGATGCCGTATCGCCGCCTTTTCCTGTCCAGTTGGTGTGGAAGAATTCGCCGCGCGGTTTGTCGGTGCGCTCGTAGGTGTGCGCGCCGAAGTAGTCGCGTTGGGCTTGCAGCAGGTTGGCAGGCAGGCGTTCGGTGGTGTAGCCGTCGAGGAAGGTAATCGCGGAAGCCATGCAGGGCATGGGGATGCCGCATTCGATGGCTTTGGCGACAACTTTGCGCCATGCGGGCAGGCAGTTTTCCAATACGCCTTTGAAATAGGGGTCGGAACCCAAGAACACCAAATCGGGATTGACTTCGTATGCGTCGCGGATGTTGCCCAAGAACGCGCTGCGGATGATGCAGCCTTCGCGCCACAGAAGGGCGGTGTTGCCGTAGTTCAATGCCCAATCGTTGTTTTCGCTGGCTTCGCGGATGAGCATGAAGCCTTGTGCGTAGGAAATGATTTTGGATGCCAACAGGGCTTGGCGCAGGGCTTCGACCCACGCGGCTTTGTCGCCGTCAACGGGGGTAACGGTTTTACCGAACAAGCGGCCGGTTTGAACGCGTTGATCTTTGAACGCGGATACGCAGCGGGCGAACACGGCTTCGGAAATCAGCGTCAGCGGGATGCCCAAATCGAGGGCGTTGATGCCGGTCCATTTGCCTGTGCCTTTTTGTCCGGCGGTATCGAGGATTTTTTCGACCAAAGGTTCGCCGTTTTCGTCTTTGTAGCCCAAAATCGCGGCGGTGATTTCAATCAGGTAGGAATCCAGCTCGGTTTGGTTCCATTCGCTGAAAATGCGGTGCATTTCGTCGTAGCTCAGACCCAAGCCGTCTTTCATGAATTGGTAGGCTTCGCAAATCAACTGCATATCGCCGTATTCGATGCCGTTGTGCACCATTTTGACGAAATGGCCCGCGCCGTCGCGGCCGACCCAGTCGCAGCAGGGTTCGCCTTGCGGGGTTTTGGCGGCAATCGCTTGGAAAATGGGTTTGACGGCAGGCCATGCGGCTTCGTCGCCGCCGGGCATAATGGATGGGCCGTGACGCGCGCCTTCTTCGCCGCCGGAAACGCCTGCGCCGATAAAGCGGATGCCTTTTGCCGCCAGCTCGTGCGTGCGGCGGGTGGAATCGGGATAGTTGGCGTTGCCGCCGTCAATAATAATGTCGCCTTGGTCCAAAAGCGGGACAAGTTGCTCGATAAAGTCGTCAACGACAGAACCTGCGCGTACCATCATCATGATTTTTCGCGGTTTTTCCAGTTTATCCACTAAATCTTGCAATGAATAGGCACCGATAATGTTGGTGCCTTTGGCTGCGCCGTTGAGAAAATCGTCTACTTTAGCAGTGGTCCGGTTGTACGCCACGACTTTGAAACCGTGATCGTTCATATTCAAAATCAAATTTTGACCCATAACGGCCAAGCCGATGACGCCGATATCGCCTTTCATTGATGGAAGCTCCATTATTAATTTAATTTATCAGCCGTAACTCTATCTGATTTACAGAGGTTTAACAATCCTTAACTATCTAATTTTTTGAAAAGATGCCTTTACGTTGCGGGCTTTGGCTGCGCGTTGGGAAACAGACTATAAATAAGATTTTAAATAATAAATGGATGATTATATTAAGTCGCGCATTTGTTTGTGTATAACTTTTATTCCTTTTTCAGTTCAATAAGTTGAATGCAGATTTTGAATGCGGATAAACTGCTGTTTGCCTTGTTTGCAGATGTGGATAATTTTGAAATCTGGTTTGGTTTTGTGTATAACTTTCCGGCTATACACACAGCCTGCCGGTTTTATACTGGGCTCAAACGGAACTGTCCGAAGAGATAAACAGTCCAATCGGTTTTCATGTTTCAGACGACCTTTTGTGTTTTTCAACCGCAAGTCGTCTGAAAAATATCTCAACTAAAAGGGAGCAGATATGAAATTTTCCTTTAGCTTAAACCTGTTGGCAGCTTTGGTTTTGGCAGCGTGCGCGCACCAGCCGATGCAGAAACCTGATGCCGCGCCTTTGCCGACGGCTGTGGATAACCATGCGCCGGAACAAGGGACGGGGCTGACTGAGCAGAAATTGATCCGCGCCAAACATTATATGGCGGCGTCTGCCAATCCGTTGGCGACCGAAGCGGGATATGAGGTTTTGAAACGCGGCGGCAGCGCGATAGATGCGATGATCGCCATGCAGACAACCTTGGGTCTGACCGAACCGCAGTCTTCCGGTTTGGGCGGCGGCGCGTTTTTGGTGTATTGGGACAATAAGGCGAAAAAACTGACGACGTTTGATGCCCGAGAAACGGCGCCGAAAGCGGCAACGCCGGCGCTTTTCTTGGATGAAAACGGCAAGCCGATGGGCTTTATGAACGCAGTGGTCGGCGGCCGTTCGGTCGGTGTGCCAGGGATTCCGAAGCTGCTGGAAGATGTCCACAAGCATTACGGCAAATTGCCTTGGGCAAGTCTGTTTGACAAACCGATTGCTTTGGCGGAACAAGGCTTTACCGTTTCACCACGCATGGCGAAATCCATCGAGCAGAATCTGGAGCCTTTGAAACGTTATCCGCAAACCGCCGCGTATTTCCTGCCCGACGGCAAGCCTTTGGTAGCGGGAACGGTGTTGAAAAACCCTGAATTTGCCCGCTCCGTACGCCTGTTGGCGGAAAAAGGCAGCGCGCCGTTTTATCAGGGGGCGCAGGCGCAGAATATTGTCCGTGCCGTTACCGGCGCTGTGGATAACCCCGGCAAAATCAGTATGGCGGATTTGAAAAACTACCGCGTTATCGAGCGCGAACCGGTTTGCGCGCCGTATCGTGAATACGAAGTCTGTGGCATGGGCGCGCCAAGTTCGGGCGCGATTGCTTTGGGCGAAATTTTGGGCGTCCTGCAAAATCAGGATATGAAGGCGTTGGGTGCGGAAAATATCCACAGTTGGCGCTGGATAGGCGATGCGTCGCGGATTGCGTTTGCCGACCGCGATTATTACGTCGGCGATCCCGCGTTTGTCAACGTCCCGACCCGTTCCCTGATTTCGCAGGCTTACCTGAAACCGCGTGCCGAAGAAATCCGCCAATCCGACAAGGCGTTGGAGAACATTCAGGCAGGCAAGTTCGGCAAGGCATACGCGCAGGGCATGGCGGTAGAGCTGCCGTCCACCAGCCATTTGGTGGTTGTGGATAAAGACGGCAACGTCGTGTCGATGACGACTTCGATTGAAAACGCGTTCGGCTCGGGACTGATGGCAAACGGCTATCTGCTCAACAATGAATTGACCGATTTCGCTTTCAACCCTGTCGGCGCGGACGGTAAAACGGTGGCAAACAGCGTGGAGGGCGGCAAACGGCCGCGTTCTTCGATGGCGCCGACCATTGTGATGAAAGGCGGTAAGCCTTATTTGGCAGTCGGTTCGCCCGGCGGCAGCCGCATCATCGGTTTCGTCGCCAAAACGTTGGTGGCGCATATCGACTGGGGCATGGACATTCAAGCGGCAATCTCCCTGCCGAATATGCTCAATCGCGGCAGCCAGTATGAAATCGAGGAAAAAACCGCTGCGGCGGACAAAGCGGCAGCATTGGAAAAACTGGGCTACAAAGTCCAAATCCGCGATTTGAATTCCGGCGTACAAGGCATTGTGATCGGCAAAGACGGTTTGCTCGGCGGTGCCGACCCGCGCCGCGAAGGTAAAGTCATGGGCGATTGATCACCAATCAGCTTGTGGATAAAAGGTCGTCTGAAAAAACTGAACTGCACCCCAAAAGTTGGACACATCCCCTCCAACCACCAAGGTGCAGTTTTTTATGACCAAATATACATTACACTTCAAATACCAAGCCGTACTCCACTACCTGCATATACGCAGCCAACAGCGTACCGCAGACCACTATGGCATCTCACGAACCCACCTGCGACGATGGATACGCGCCTATCAAGAAGGCGGCATCGGCGCACTCGAACATCCCCAATCCAAAACCATGACCCGACACCGCAAAAAACTCTTCATCGCCGAAAACGCCTATTCAAAGCCAAAAAGCCCAACGAAAAATGGCTGACCGACGTTACCGAACTCAAAGGAAAGGACGGCAAACTGTATCTATCGCCGATATTGGACCTGTTCAACTGGGAAATCGTCGCCTACGCCATGAGCCGTAGAGTCGACAGCGAAATGGTGAAGGAAATGCTTGAAAAAGCCGTACCCAGTCTGACCGGCGAAGGAACGATGCTGCATTCCGACCAAGGCGTGCTGTACCGTACGTCGGGGTATAGGGAATTGCTTGCGGAGCATTCCATGGTTCAAAGCATGTCGCGAAAGGCAAACTGTTGGGACAATGCGCCGATGGAAAGCTTCTTTGCGGTGTTAAAGACGGAGTGTTTCTATAACGCAGGTGAATTGACGGTAGATGAATTGATGAAGCAGATAGATGACTATATGGATTACTACAACCGGGAGCGTTGCAGTTTGAAATTGAAAAAGCTGAGTCCTGTCGCGTACAGAACCCAGCTTGCACAGAGTGCCTGAATAGGCTTTTATCGGGTATCCAAGATTTGGGGGTAGTTCAGCGGGAATCCGCCCCCTTCGTTTGAGGGAATATTTAGAAATCACCATTATTTCAACCTTCCGGACTCCCGACTGCGCGGGTAAATGCCGGCATGGGGACTTGTCGTTTGAATCCGCTGTAACAAGCGTTTGGAAGAAGAAAGCCGTTTCGAGTATAAAAAACGTCGTCTGAAACCTAAAACCTGTTTTCAGACGACGTTTGCGTTTATTCAGCCCGAACTTTACTGCGCACCGACCACGACGATATTCAAGTCTTCGGGGCGGACGCGTTTTTGCCAGGCGGCTTTGACGTCGTCGGCGGTCAGTTTGGCGACGGCTTTGGGGTAGGCTTCAAGGTAGTCGTCGGGCAGGTTATAGACGCCGATGAGGTTCAGGTAGCCGAGCAGTTTGGCGTTGGAATCGAAACGTAGGGGGAAGCTGCCTGTGATGTTGGCTTTTGCCTGAGCCATTTCTTCTTCGGTCGGACCTTCGGCGATGAACTGCCTGATGACTTCCTGTGCGGCGGCAAGCGAGGCGCGGGCGGCGGGTTTGCGCGAAGAATAAGCGATGGTGAACATGCCTGCCTGACGTTCCGGAGTAAGGTTGCTGTACACGCCGTAGGTGTCGCCCCTCTGATTGCGCAGGACTTCCATCAGGCGGCTGTCGAATCCGCCGCCGCCGAGGACGTAGTTGCCGGCAATAAGCACGTAGTAATCGGGGTCGTTGCGGGTAATCAGCGGCATTCCGAGCATGATTTGTGCCTGTTCGCCGGCGAAGGGGATGTCGCGGCGTTGTGCAGGATGTTTTTTGACGGGCGGAACGTCGGCCGATGCGGCAGCACGGTCGGGCAGTCCGGACAATGCGTCTTGCACGAGGCGGTCGGCGCCTTTGCGGTCTATATCGCCGACGATGGCGACGACGGCATTGTTTTTGCCGTAGCGGGTGCGGTAAAACGCGCGGATGTCGTCAATCGTGATGCTGTTTATGCTTTGTACGGTGGTGTATGCGTCTTTGCCGTAAGGGTGGTCGGGATAGGAGAGGCGCGCCAATGTGCGGGCGGCGGTGAAGTCGGGTTTGGTTTCCTGTTGTTGCAGGAAGGTGGCGGCTTGCGTTTGGTTGCGGCGGAACACAGCTTCGTCGAAACGCGGGCGGGTCAGTGCGCCGTTGAACAGGGAAACGGCTTTTTTGAGTGTGTCCGGACGGCTCAGGCTGCGCAGGGTGGCGGTGGTGGTTTCGTTGTCCGTACCGCTGCCGATTTCAACTGCCAATCCGTTAGTTTGGGCGTTGAAGGTTTCTTCGTCCATTTCTTTTGTGCCGCTGGTCAACAGGGCGGCGGTGAAGGCGGCGGTTTCGCTTTTGCCGTCGGGATCGGACGCGTTGCCTGCGCCTCGGAAGCTGACTGCCATGTCGATAATCGGATTTTCATGCCGCTCGGCCAAGAGGACCTGCACGCCTTGCGGGGTGGTCCAGCGTTGGATGTTGACCGCTGCCTGTACGGACAGGGGCAGGATAAGGGCGAGGAAGGCAGGAGCGTATTTCATTGTTTTTCCTTTCGGACGGTATTCTTCAGGGCAGTATAGTGCAAGTACGCGGAATGAAACACCCTTTGACAGGAAGGTTACGGCGGTTTGATTGTCTGGCCGCCGAAAATTAAGGGTCGTCTGAAACCTGATTTTCGGTTTCAGACGACCTTTCCATCCTTCGGTCAGACTCGTAATTTATACCCAAAAAAGAAAGGCGCAATCTTGCGCCCTGTCGAGATGATTTTGAACTGGGGTCGTCTGAAACTCAAAACCGGATTTTCAGACGACCTTTTGTCTTACTGCAAGACACTCAATTATGTTCCCAATCAACGTGTTCGCTCAAGAAACCGCCGCTTTGGTGCGCCCAGAGTTTGGCGTACAGACCTTGTTTCTCGAGCAACTCGGTGTGGCTGCCTTCTTCGATGATGCGGCCTTTGTCCAAGACGATGAGCCTGTCCATCGCGGCGATGGTGGAGAGGCGGTGGGCGATGGCGATGACGGTTTTGCCGTCCATCATTTTGTCGAGGCTTTCTTGGATGGCGGCTTCGACTTCGGAGTCGAGCGCGCTGGTGGCTTCGTCGAGCAGCAGAATCGGCGCGTCTTTGAGCATGACGCGGGCGATGGCGATGCGCTGGCGTTGGCCGCCGGAGAGTTTCACGCCGCGTTCGCCGACGTGCGCGTCATAGCCGCGCCGCCCTTTGGCGTCGGAAAGGTTGGGGATGAAGTCGGCGGCTTCGGCGCGTTCGGCGGCGGAAATCATTTCGGCGTCGGTGGCGTCGGGGCGGCCGTAAACGATGTTGTCGCGCACGGAACGGTGCAGCAGCGAGGTGTCTTGCGTCACCAAACCGATTTGGGCGCGCAGGCTTTCCTGGGTCACGCTGTCCACGTTTTGCCCGTCAATCGAAATCGTGCCGCTTTGCGGTTCGTAGAAACGCAAGAGCAGGTTGACGATGGTGGATTTGCCCGCGCCGCTGCGTCCGATCAGCCCGACTTTTTCACCCGGGCGGATGGTGAGGTTGAAGCCGTTGAGCAGCGGTTTGCCGGCTTCGTAGGAGAAATCGACGTGTTCGAACTTGATTTCGCCTTGCGACACTTTCAGCGGCAGGGCGTTCGGCTTGTCGAGGATGGTTTGCGGTTTGGACAGGGTTGCCATGCCGTCGTTGACGGTGCCGATGTTTTCAAACAATCGGGCGGATTCCCACATGATGTATTGCGACAGGCCGTTGACGCGCAACGCCATAGCGGTGGCGGTGGCAACCGCGCCGACACCGACTTGTCCGTGATACCAAAGCCAGATACCCAACGCGGTCGTGCCGGCGGTTAGCGAGCTGTTGACGATGAAGCTGCAAGTGTGCAGGAGCGTCGCCAAACGCATTTGGGCGTGTACCGTAACCATAAACTCTTCCATCGACTGCTTGGCGTAAGCCGCTTCGCGCGCGCCGTGGGAGAAGAGTTTGACGGTGGTGATGTTGGAATAGGCGTCGGTAATGCGGCCGGTCATCAGCGAGCGCGCATCCGCCTGACGCGAAGCGGTTTTGCCGAGCTTGGGAATCAGGAAGCGCATAATCAGGGAGAAGCCAATCATCCAGCCGATAAAGGGCAGCAGCAGCCAGCCGTCGAGCGCGACCAAAATCACGCCGGAGGTGATGAAATACACCAGCACATAAACGACCATGTCGGCAACCGTCATCACCACGTCGCGCAACGCCAGCGCGGTCTGCATGACTTTGGCGGACACGCGGCCGGCAAATTCGTCCTGATAGAAGCCGAGGCTCTGCCCCAGCATCAGGCGGTGGAAATTCCAGCGCAGGCGCATGGGGAACACGCCTTGCAGGGTTTGCAGGCGCACGTTGGACGCGAGGAAGGTCCAGAGGGCGAAAAACACCATCATCGCCGCCATCGCCGTCAACGCCCAGCCTTTTTCGGCAAACAGGGTGGCGGGCGTGTATTTGCTGAGCCAGTCCACGACTTTGCCCATAAATTGAAACAGCAGCGCTTCCATGATGCCGATGCCGGCGGTAAACACCGCCAAAACGGCAATCCATTTGCGCAAGCCTTCGATGTTGCTCCAGATAAAACGCCACAGCCCTTTTTCAGGCGTTTTCGGGGCGGCCTCGGGGTAAGGGTCGATTCGGGATTCGAACCATGAGAATATTTTTTGAATCATTGTATTGGGTTTAATTGAGAGAGAGTGGATTTCAGACGACCTCTACGGTGGGGACGGGTCGTCTGAAAACAAGTATCGTGAGTTAAAGGCATTATTTTACGGGAAAAAACGGCGGGAAGACACCGCAAAGGAGAAGCGGGAACGATAATTCGGCAGATGTTTTGCCGAGAGTGTGTTTGCCAATCTGATTTGGGTTTTGCCAAAACAAAGGTCGTCTGAAAATCCGAATGATGTTTTCAGACGACCTTTGAGTTATCGCGGGTTCACTATTATGGCTGTTATCGGGTATGGCTGCTTTCGATGCCGGTTTTGATTTCGCCATAGACTTGCGAGCTGCCGCCCGTTCCCGTTGCAGAAGTACAGGCGGCAAGGAAGAAGAGGGCGGTGAGGCTGAGGACGGTTTTCATGGGGTTCCTTTCTCGGGAGGGAAAGAGGTCGTCTGAAACCGTATTTGGTTTTCAGACGACCTTTTGGGTTATTTAGGATCGCAGCGGAAATGGTATGCGCAGATTTCGAAGCCGTTTTTGAAATACAGACGGTGCGCATCGACGCGGTCGTGATTGACGTGGACGTTGAGGTGGATTTTAGTCACGCCTGTTTCCGCGCCGATTTTGCGGACTTCTGCCAACAGGCGGGAGGCGTAGCCTTTGCGGCGGCTTTGCGGCAGGGTAACGATGTCGTCGATGTGGATATGGCGGCCGCTGGCGAGGTTGCAGGATTCGCGGAAGCCGCAGACAGCGACGGCGTTGTGTTTGCCTTCTTCGAAAATACCCAAGAGGCGGTAGCCGGCGGGGCGTTGGACGGTGTTGATTTGTTCGGTGAATTTGCTGATGTCGGTCAATGAAGAACGCAGGACGCTGAGGGCGGCGAAGGCGGTGGATGTGTCTTCGGGCGGGATTTCGCGCAAAACGTAGTCGGCAGCGGCGGCTTGGACCAGCGCTTTTTCGGCGGCGTGTTTTTCTTCGATGGCTTGCGCCAGCGGGACGCGTTCGGCAGGTTCGCCTTGTGCTTTGGCTTCCTGTTCTTTCAAAAGCTCTTTGCAGTCGATGATGCGCAAGTCGTTGTCGGCAGCAAAGTCCATCAGGAAACGGAACATCTGCGGATTGTCTTCTTCGAGTTTCTTATCGACGGCGACGCAGCGGACGTTGTCCACCAGAATGGGGCGCACCCAGTTGGAGTAGGACAGCCGGTTGTCTTTGGTGAATGAGGACAATATGCCGCACAGGCGTTCTGCCCAGTCGCTGGGACGGAAAATCTTGCCTTTGTTGGTTGTGCCGTGAATCACGACTTCGTAAGGGTTGCAGACTAACATGGCGGTTTCCTGTGTAGAGTTTGAAATTCGGGCGGACACATGAAAACAGGATATTCAAATTGCCGCTGTTCCTTTTGCGGAAAGGACGGCGTGGGTCATTCCTGTTTGAATGTACGGTCAGATAGTGGGCGGGATAAATGCTTTGTGTCCGTTTTTGATTGATTTCACTATAAGAATGTTCATGATTATACCGCACAGTCCGGGCTTCGTGGCAGTCGGGCGGATGTAAGCCGCTTTTGAGGTCGTCTGAAACTGAAAGAAGCCGGTTTTGCTGAAATAAATAAAGCAGAGCTTGTCCGAACCTTTTTCAGACGACCTGTTTGCCGCAGCGTTGTTTTCTCCGTTTCGCCAACCTGCTTGCATTGATACTGCTTAATTACTTAATTATCGGCTCTCATTCCTGCCCCGCACAGGCGTGGGCGGGAGGGGCGGTTGACGGCCAGTGTCGTTTAAAAGCAAAGCGAATCAGTTAAAAATAAAAAGGACGCATCATGCGTCCTTTTTGTCTTTGATACGTCGTCTGAAACCCGACGACGAAGAAACCGTCAATCTTCTTCCCCTTCCGGCAAACCCTTATCCTGCAAAGCAGATTCTTGGGCGTTTTCCACCAAATCGCGTTGCAGGCGTTTGGTGGTTTTGACGCCCAGCGCGCGCAGTTTTTCGGCGCGGCTGACGAGGTTGCCGCGTCCTTGCGAGAGCTGTTTGTAGGCTTGTTGGAACTGGCTTTGCGCTTGGTCGATGTTCTTGCCGACGGCCTCGAGCGTTTGGATGAAGCCGGTGAATTTGTCGTAAAGCCTGCCGCCTTCTGCCGCGATGGCGAGGGCGTTTTGGTTTTGTTGTTCGTTGCGCCAGATGTGGGCGACGGTGCGCAGGGTGGCGAGCAGCGTACTCGGGCCGACCGGCATGATGCGTTTGTCGAAACATTCTTGGAACAGGGCGGCATCGTGTTGCAGGGCGAGCAGGTAGGCGGGT
Above is a window of Neisseria mucosa DNA encoding:
- a CDS encoding phosphogluconate dehydrogenase (NADP(+)-dependent, decarboxylating) (catalyzes the formation of D-ribulose 5-phosphate from 6-phospho-D-gluconate); translation: MKGDIGVIGLAVMGQNLILNMNDHGFKVVAYNRTTAKVDDFLNGAAKGTNIIGAYSLQDLVDKLEKPRKIMMMVRAGSVVDDFIEQLVPLLDQGDIIIDGGNANYPDSTRRTHELAAKGIRFIGAGVSGGEEGARHGPSIMPGGDEAAWPAVKPIFQAIAAKTPQGEPCCDWVGRDGAGHFVKMVHNGIEYGDMQLICEAYQFMKDGLGLSYDEMHRIFSEWNQTELDSYLIEITAAILGYKDENGEPLVEKILDTAGQKGTGKWTGINALDLGIPLTLISEAVFARCVSAFKDQRVQTGRLFGKTVTPVDGDKAAWVEALRQALLASKIISYAQGFMLIREASENNDWALNYGNTALLWREGCIIRSAFLGNIRDAYEVNPDLVFLGSDPYFKGVLENCLPAWRKVVAKAIECGIPMPCMASAITFLDGYTTERLPANLLQAQRDYFGAHTYERTDKPRGEFFHTNWTGKGGDTASTTYDI
- the ggt gene encoding gamma-glutamyltransferase — translated: MKFSFSLNLLAALVLAACAHQPMQKPDAAPLPTAVDNHAPEQGTGLTEQKLIRAKHYMAASANPLATEAGYEVLKRGGSAIDAMIAMQTTLGLTEPQSSGLGGGAFLVYWDNKAKKLTTFDARETAPKAATPALFLDENGKPMGFMNAVVGGRSVGVPGIPKLLEDVHKHYGKLPWASLFDKPIALAEQGFTVSPRMAKSIEQNLEPLKRYPQTAAYFLPDGKPLVAGTVLKNPEFARSVRLLAEKGSAPFYQGAQAQNIVRAVTGAVDNPGKISMADLKNYRVIEREPVCAPYREYEVCGMGAPSSGAIALGEILGVLQNQDMKALGAENIHSWRWIGDASRIAFADRDYYVGDPAFVNVPTRSLISQAYLKPRAEEIRQSDKALENIQAGKFGKAYAQGMAVELPSTSHLVVVDKDGNVVSMTTSIENAFGSGLMANGYLLNNELTDFAFNPVGADGKTVANSVEGGKRPRSSMAPTIVMKGGKPYLAVGSPGGSRIIGFVAKTLVAHIDWGMDIQAAISLPNMLNRGSQYEIEEKTAAADKAAALEKLGYKVQIRDLNSGVQGIVIGKDGLLGGADPRREGKVMGD
- a CDS encoding helix-turn-helix domain-containing protein, whose translation is MTKYTLHFKYQAVLHYLHIRSQQRTADHYGISRTHLRRWIRAYQEGGIGALEHPQSKTMTRHRKKLFIAENAYSKPKSPTKNG
- a CDS encoding insulinase family protein, which translates into the protein MKYAPAFLALILPLSVQAAVNIQRWTTPQGVQVLLAERHENPIIDMAVSFRGAGNASDPDGKSETAAFTAALLTSGTKEMDEETFNAQTNGLAVEIGSGTDNETTTATLRSLSRPDTLKKAVSLFNGALTRPRFDEAVFRRNQTQAATFLQQQETKPDFTAARTLARLSYPDHPYGKDAYTTVQSINSITIDDIRAFYRTRYGKNNAVVAIVGDIDRKGADRLVQDALSGLPDRAAASADVPPVKKHPAQRRDIPFAGEQAQIMLGMPLITRNDPDYYVLIAGNYVLGGGGFDSRLMEVLRNQRGDTYGVYSNLTPERQAGMFTIAYSSRKPAARASLAAAQEVIRQFIAEGPTEEEMAQAKANITGSFPLRFDSNAKLLGYLNLIGVYNLPDDYLEAYPKAVAKLTADDVKAAWQKRVRPEDLNIVVVGAQ
- a CDS encoding multidrug ABC transporter ATP-binding protein, whose protein sequence is MIQKIFSWFESRIDPYPEAAPKTPEKGLWRFIWSNIEGLRKWIAVLAVFTAGIGIMEALLFQFMGKVVDWLSKYTPATLFAEKGWALTAMAAMMVFFALWTFLASNVRLQTLQGVFPMRLRWNFHRLMLGQSLGFYQDEFAGRVSAKVMQTALALRDVVMTVADMVVYVLVYFITSGVILVALDGWLLLPFIGWMIGFSLIMRFLIPKLGKTASRQADARSLMTGRITDAYSNITTVKLFSHGAREAAYAKQSMEEFMVTVHAQMRLATLLHTCSFIVNSSLTAGTTALGIWLWYHGQVGVGAVATATAMALRVNGLSQYIMWESARLFENIGTVNDGMATLSKPQTILDKPNALPLKVSQGEIKFEHVDFSYEAGKPLLNGFNLTIRPGEKVGLIGRSGAGKSTIVNLLLRFYEPQSGTISIDGQNVDSVTQESLRAQIGLVTQDTSLLHRSVRDNIVYGRPDATDAEMISAAERAEAADFIPNLSDAKGRRGYDAHVGERGVKLSGGQRQRIAIARVMLKDAPILLLDEATSALDSEVEAAIQESLDKMMDGKTVIAIAHRLSTIAAMDRLIVLDKGRIIEEGSHTELLEKQGLYAKLWAHQSGGFLSEHVDWEHN
- a CDS encoding ribonuclease H — encoded protein: MGLIEREWISDDLYGGDGSSENKYRELKALFYGKKRREDTAKEKRER
- a CDS encoding GNAT family N-acetyltransferase, which gives rise to MLVCNPYEVVIHGTTNKGKIFRPSDWAERLCGILSSFTKDNRLSYSNWVRPILVDNVRCVAVDKKLEEDNPQMFRFLMDFAADNDLRIIDCKELLKEQEAKAQGEPAERVPLAQAIEEKHAAEKALVQAAAADYVLREIPPEDTSTAFAALSVLRSSLTDISKFTEQINTVQRPAGYRLLGIFEEGKHNAVAVCGFRESCNLASGRHIHIDDIVTLPQSRRKGYASRLLAEVRKIGAETGVTKIHLNVHVNHDRVDAHRLYFKNGFEICAYHFRCDPK